CCAAAGCAAGAAAGAGGGATAAAAGGAAAGTACACACCATAAACCAAGGCGAATATCTGACTTCAATAACCACCGCTCCTGCAATAGCCCTCATCACAAAACCACAGGAAATGATAAGAACATCCAAAATAACCACATTCTTCAGAAAAAGGGAGTATGTAACAAAAGTAACAAAATAGATGACGCATATCTTAAAAAAAACAGCGTTAAGATAATAAGCTGAAACAAACACGAAAATGTCAAGGCAAAGTGCAAATAAAATTGCGCTTTTCAAAGAAATCAAGCCTGCAGGCAAGGGTCTTTGCTTTTTTATAGGATGTTGCCGGTCATTTTCAAGGTCGCAGATATCATTGATGACATAGACAGATGAAGAGAGGAAACAGAACAATATGAAGGCGGCAATACTCTTTTCAAGCTGAAGAGGATGAAAAAGATTTTCGGAAAAAATGAGTCCTGAAAAAACAATAAGATTTTTAGTCCATTGTTTTACTCTTATGAGACTGATGTAATTCGATATCATATCAAGTCCATATTTAAAATGTGATTAATATTTTATTTTTAAATGATTACAATCGTCAATAATCATTCGCTTCTTTAAAGGCAAGAGTAAATCTCTTTGCCACCTACCATTGAAAAATTGACTTCTTTGGATTCTTCAATTACACCTTCAATCAAATCCTTATCTGCGCTTACAAAATCTACAGGTACAGCAATCAAATCTGCATAGAAACCTTCTTCAATTCTTCCTAATTTTTCAGACATACAGAATGCATATGCTCCATTAACAGTTGCAGTTTTTATCAATTCGTATGGTGTTAATGATGGACAAATCTTTTTTAACATCCGTAATTCATCAAACATATTCAAGCCAAAATTGCTTGCACAACTATCTGTCCCAATAGCCAAATTTATTTCTTTTTCAATACAATCGAAAAGAGGAGATGTTTCCCTCTCAAACCATTCATTATTCGACAAAGGGCATACTACAACTGAATTCTCAGTTTTTGATAAAATATCCAGTTCTTCATTCGTATAAAAGTTGAAATGGACAAAGGTATTACGATTATCAAGAAAACCAAGCTCTTTCATATAGATGATAGGAGGAATACCTTTCGCTTCCCAATCCTCGTCGAGTTGACCCAAAAAAGACAAAAGAGTAAAGAAAATACCTTCCCCCTTCTCAAGAAATAAAGATTCCTCCACTGTTTCGCCAAGATGGACTTGAAGAGGCAGAGATTCTTTTTTTGAGTATTCTACGCATTTTTTAAAAAGTGAAGATGAAACCGAATAGACTGCATGAGGACTGATACCTGCACATATATTTGAATATTGCTCCTTTTTATGCTTTTCAATTGCCTCCTTCAATCTTTCAAAATGATAATCGCTTTCTTCATTTTTAAATCCTATTGCCTCATAAAAAACTATGCCCCGCACACCTGCTTCATTGAGAAGTGGCGCTGACAGATAAGAGCTTGAAATATCAGAAAAGAAGGTACAGCCGCCTCTAACTGCCTCTTTTATCCCTTCCCTTATAAATAAACTATACTCTTTCTTTGATGTCCTAATCTTAAGCGAAATGATATCTTCTACCCATCCTGCAAAGGATATACCCTTCTTGATCTTTCCTTTGAAGCCTGTAAGCTCTAAATGGCAATGCGCATTTATGAATCCGGGAAGAAGAATAGAATTTCCAATATCATAATCTGCCTCTACAGAAGGGGAAGCGCTTTTCCCAACATAGCTTATTACATCATCTTTTATGACAACAAGAAAGTTCTCAAGAATTCTCCCTTCAGGTGAATATAGATA
This region of Candidatus Schekmanbacteria bacterium genomic DNA includes:
- a CDS encoding decaprenyl-phosphate phosphoribosyltransferase, producing MISNYISLIRVKQWTKNLIVFSGLIFSENLFHPLQLEKSIAAFILFCFLSSSVYVINDICDLENDRQHPIKKQRPLPAGLISLKSAILFALCLDIFVFVSAYYLNAVFFKICVIYFVTFVTYSLFLKNVVILDVLIISCGFVMRAIAGAVVIEVRYSPWFMVCTFLLSLFLALAKRRHEIVLLNENATAHRKILEEYSTYFLDQMISVVTPSTIIAYTIYTLSPDAISPNLEYTVPFVVYGIFRYLYLVHQKGRGGRPELILLTDIPLLFNVMIWAALCVYIIYFLD